The Dermacentor albipictus isolate Rhodes 1998 colony chromosome 2, USDA_Dalb.pri_finalv2, whole genome shotgun sequence genome has a segment encoding these proteins:
- the LOC135901015 gene encoding monocarboxylate transporter 12-B-like, protein MCDKSRSPSAAPRVAQPHLLDSLWSVPLITAAAAFLSTVGVSNHGFFYVVYMRHYGATRKEASWPASIHSIACHVIGLVLAALQRTVSVHNLTLMGGLFSWMGFVLSAFAPNIQAISVTMGVIYAMGSGTMVIMLSVYNITYFMKYRGVATGFKFVGWSLSGLVFPPILTILFNTYGFQGGMLLLGGIVMNVMVFIMLLSNPRAIRCCTTARRKISRQLLLTVAKNVCDAETVFQLPVEIEVKASGQSQGEPSETPSLCTESLCAAFAPLKAPIFYAFLPSFVLCDYGDMLLSTTIVDYAIDKGLTVSQAKQMIICISLAGLLGRLLLPLAADRGYLSRSALVALCYVFITLACLALPHVHSVAGVWMVCFVAAAQFGCLLTMKGVLVADYLGIEYIAAAIGVTGVAMLPLLLGNPAIIGYFRDTMGSYDNLFRSFAALACLVAMMLLGLVCHERTSNKFLRRDNSSGHVNYGATI, encoded by the exons ATGTGCGACAAGTCGCGTTCGCCTTCCGCGGCACCCAGGGTGGCCCAGCCACACCTTCTGGACAGCCTATGGAGCGTGCCTTTGATCACAGCCGCCGCGGCGTTCCTGAGTACGGTGGGCGTGTCCAACCACGGATTCTTCTACGTCGTGTACATGCGCCACTACGGAGCAACACGGAAGGAAGCGTCCTGGCCCGCCAGTATTCATTCCATTGCCTGCCACGTGATAG GTCTCGTTCTCGCTGCTCTACAAAGAACTGTATCAGTTCACAACCTCACACTGATGGGTGGCTTATTTTCTTGGATGGGCTTCGTACTGTCCGCATTCGCTCCTAATATCCAAGCAATATCTGTAACCATGGGAGTAATTTACG CTATGGGCTCCGGGACCATGGTGATAATGCTATCGGTTTACAACATTACCTACTTCATGAAGTATCGAGGAGTGGCCACTGGTTTCAAGTTTGTTGGCTGGTCCCTGTCGGGTTTGGTGTTCCCTCCTATACTGACCATCCTCTTCAATACTTACGGCTTCCAAGGCGGCATGCTGCTGCTCGGCGGGATAGTTATGAATGTCATGGTCTTCATTATGCTCCTAAGCAATCCGAGAGCCATACGCTGCTGCACCACTGCAAGGAGGAAAATCAGCCGCCAACTTCTACTTACTGTG GCGAAAAATGTGTGTGACGCAGAAACAGTGTTTCAACTACCCGTGGAAATCGAAGTCAAGGCGAGTGGCCAGTCGCAAGGCGAGCCGTCCGAGACTCCGAGTTTATGCACAGAGTCGCTCTGCGCAGCTTTCGCGCCTCTGAAGGCCCCGATCTTTTATGCTTTCCTTCCGTCGTTTGTGCTGTGTGACTACGGCGACATGCTTCTGTCGACGACCATCGTGGACTATGCTATAGACAAAGGATTGACAGTCTCCCAGGCCAAGCAGATGATCATATGCATCTCGTTGGCGGGGCTCCTCGGGAGGCTGCTTTTACCACTGGCAGCGGACCGGGGCTACCTGAGCCGTAGCGCACTGGTGGCGCTGTGCTACGTGTTCATAACGCTAGCCTGCTTGGCGTTGCCCCACGTCCACTCGGTTGCAGGCGTCTGGATGGTGTGCTTCGTGGCTGCGGCGCAGTTTGGTTGCCTTCTGACCATGAAAGGTGTCTTAGTGGCGGACTACCTTGGCATCGAATACATTGCGGCGGCCATAGGCGTCACCGGAGTTGCGATGCTACCTCTGCTGCTGGGAAACCCTGCGATCATAG gttacTTTCGGGACACAATGGGCTCGTATGACAACCTGTTCCGGTCATTTGCAGCCCTGGCCTGCCTCGTGGCTATGATGCTTCTGGGCCTCGTGTGCCACGAAAGGACAAGCAACAAGTTCCTGCGTCGGGACAATAGCTCCGGCCACGTCAACTACGGAGCCACCATATAG